The following coding sequences are from one Polyodon spathula isolate WHYD16114869_AA chromosome 45, ASM1765450v1, whole genome shotgun sequence window:
- the LOC121305891 gene encoding uncharacterized protein LOC121305891 has translation MRERVSLSVNRSLVSQVTRKGQVLDIHHGFLLVTLGITATSPLLHLPNVMLVARPVKGEGAGPAAPVKQYTAEKPPLCVNADTAGEPTNQSSGPPEQAANQKGRRRRKGRGSGKANRKTAAEGGRGREEGGDERSLEETDSGESEDHAESGLGRMSGKGRGSGKANQKTASAGRRESEEGGDERSLEETNSGESEEDQGEEARLLGTNRNASGAGPAYRERRTGEGGTLELTRLFPLQCIKLSVHDRSTSCLKLHLASGRSFYLQLVAPLGQERQLFEQWGQLIYMMRWKNQTNNKKKGEKGQERQEERGSEKQRKETGENRYFE, from the exons ATGAGAGA aagagtctctctcagtgtcaATCGCTCTCTTGTCTCTCAGGTCACCAGGAAGGGTCAGGTTCTCGATATTCATCACGGCTTCTTACTGGTTACACTGGGAATCACAGCCACCAGCCCACTGCTCCATTTACCAAACGTCATGCTGGTGGCCAGACCTGTCAAGGGCGAGGGGGCGGGGCCAGCTGCGCCTGTCAAGCAATATACAGCCGAGAAACCGCCTCTCTGCGTGAATGCTGACACTGCAGGAGAACCGACCAATCAGAGCTCCGGTCCGCCGGAGCAGGCAGCCAACCAGAAGGGAAGGAGGCGGAGGAAGGGGAGGGGCTCGGGGAAGGCCAATCGAAAGACAGCAGCAGagggaggaagggggagggaggagggaggagacgAGAGAAGTCTGGAGGAGACAGATTCGGGAGAGAGCGAGGACCATGCGGAGAGTGGTTTGGGTCGCATGTCTGGAAAGGGGAGGGGCTCAGGGAAGGCCAATCAGAAGACAGCGTCAGCGGGACGGAGGGAGAGTGAGGAGGGAGGAGACGAGAGAAGTCTGGAGGAGACGAATTCGGGAGAGAGCGAGGAGGATCAGGGG GAGGAGGCGCGGCTGCTGGGGACAAATCGGAACGCATCGGGGGCGGGGCCTGCCTACAGGGAGCGCAGGACGGGAGAGGGAGGGACTCTGGAGCTGACGAG actcTTTCCTCTCCAGTGTATTAAGCTCTCAGTTCATGATCGTTCCACTAGCTGTTTGAAGCTCCACTTGGCCAGTGGTCGATCCTTCTACTTGCAGCTAGTTGCCCCCCTGGGTCAGGAGAGGCAGCTGTTTGAGCAGTGGGGGCAATTAATCTACATGATGCGCTGGAAGAACCAgacaaacaacaagaaaaaaggaGAGAAGGGGCaagagagacaggaggagagaGGCAGCGAGAAGCAGAGGAAGGAGACAGGAGAGAat AGATATTTCGAGTAA